A region of Pseudomonas marginalis DNA encodes the following proteins:
- a CDS encoding RDD family protein, translating to MPSAPLDTLYQIETPEGIDLPLRPAGLVPRALAFAFDLGARAVIMGVLLVPLALLGNIGVGLGSLLLFLVSWWYMVLFEVLNQGCSPGKQVMGLRVVQDDGTPIGWSASLIRNLLRFVDMLPFGYFLGAISCLQHPHFKRLGDLAAGTLVVYREQPLARPQVPQAAALRLPFALDLSEQRAILGFAERQGELSPERVHELASILATPLQVSPARAVEQLNGVARGLLGPT from the coding sequence AGATCGAGACCCCGGAGGGCATCGACCTGCCGCTGCGCCCAGCCGGCCTGGTGCCACGGGCGCTGGCATTTGCCTTCGACCTCGGCGCACGTGCAGTGATCATGGGCGTGCTGCTGGTGCCATTGGCGTTGCTCGGCAATATAGGTGTTGGCCTGGGGTCGCTTCTGCTGTTCCTGGTCAGTTGGTGGTACATGGTGCTGTTCGAGGTACTCAACCAGGGCTGCTCACCGGGCAAACAGGTCATGGGCTTGCGGGTCGTGCAGGACGACGGTACCCCCATAGGCTGGTCGGCGTCGCTGATCCGCAACCTCCTGCGGTTTGTCGACATGCTGCCTTTCGGCTACTTTCTCGGCGCAATCAGTTGCCTGCAACATCCTCATTTCAAACGCCTTGGCGACCTGGCCGCTGGCACCTTGGTGGTCTACCGCGAACAGCCTCTGGCACGTCCCCAGGTGCCCCAAGCTGCAGCCCTGCGCTTGCCGTTTGCCCTGGACCTGAGTGAACAGCGAGCGATTCTTGGCTTCGCCGAACGCCAGGGCGAACTGTCCCCTGAACGGGTACACGAACTCGCCTCGATCCTCGCGACGCCGCTGCAGGTGTCCCCGGCCCGCGCCGTGGAGCAACTCAACGGTGTGGCCCGCGGCCTGCTGGGGCCGACATGA
- a CDS encoding stage II sporulation protein M: MKQSLFESRYQHQWQAFAEQLKQLEHGKAKARDMADFPHQYRRLCQLLALAQERGYSSYLVDPLQQLALRGHQQLYRHRSQLAANVLSFVLADFPRLVREQWRFVLIASLLFFGSLLGIALLVYLFPDLIYSIVSPQQVAEMQGMYDPEASRLGRAAERASSEDWMMFGYYVMHNIGIAFQTFAAGLLFGLGSVFFLIFNGLIIGAVSGHLTEIGYGQTFWSFVIGHGAFELTAIALAGAAGLQLGWALIAPGQLTRGESLRLAARKSVKLLCGVMVFLLIAAFIEAYWSSTTQIAPWIKYLVGAALWLLVAAYLTLAGRTRHAPE, translated from the coding sequence ATGAAGCAGAGTCTTTTCGAAAGCCGTTACCAACACCAATGGCAAGCTTTTGCCGAACAACTGAAGCAGTTGGAACACGGCAAGGCCAAGGCCAGAGATATGGCCGATTTCCCTCATCAATACCGGCGTCTATGCCAGCTCCTGGCCCTCGCCCAGGAGCGCGGCTACAGCAGTTACCTGGTGGATCCCCTGCAACAACTGGCATTGCGCGGCCATCAACAACTGTATCGCCACCGCAGCCAATTGGCCGCGAACGTGCTGAGTTTCGTCCTGGCCGATTTTCCGCGTCTGGTGCGAGAACAGTGGCGTTTCGTGTTGATTGCCAGCCTGCTGTTCTTTGGCAGCCTGCTGGGCATTGCCCTGCTGGTCTACCTGTTCCCCGACCTGATCTACAGCATTGTCAGCCCCCAGCAGGTGGCAGAGATGCAGGGCATGTATGACCCCGAGGCCAGCCGGCTGGGGCGCGCCGCCGAACGTGCATCGAGCGAAGACTGGATGATGTTTGGCTACTACGTCATGCACAACATCGGTATCGCCTTTCAGACATTTGCCGCCGGCTTGCTGTTCGGCCTGGGCAGTGTGTTTTTCCTGATATTCAACGGGCTGATCATCGGCGCGGTTTCCGGGCACCTGACCGAAATCGGCTATGGGCAGACCTTCTGGTCATTTGTCATCGGCCATGGGGCCTTTGAGTTGACGGCCATAGCACTCGCCGGTGCCGCAGGCTTGCAACTGGGCTGGGCGTTGATCGCCCCGGGGCAACTGACCCGTGGCGAATCCCTGCGGCTCGCAGCGCGCAAGAGTGTGAAATTGCTGTGCGGTGTCATGGTGTTCCTGCTGATCGCAGCATTTATCGAGGCCTACTGGTCTTCCACCACCCAGATCGCCCCTTGGATCAAATACCTGGTGGGTGCTGCACTCTGGCTGCTGGTGGCGGCTTACCTGACCCTTGCCGGACGGACTCGCCATGCGCCTGAGTAA
- a CDS encoding DUF4129 domain-containing protein has protein sequence MRLSNASVAIRPRTAWEAMDLGVLMAREHRLLLMSSWALVTLPVFALLTALLWKYPSTAMFLFWWLKPAFDRLPLYILSKALFGETPSLKQAVREWPRLLNHQLLASLTWRRLSLSRSFVMPVSQLEGLDGQARQKRLGVLLQRNAGAARWLTTVGVHLEIGLWFGCMALFYLFIPQQLELDWDWQRLALATGSEGVWLEHLSNAFYALILVFWEPIYVACGFSLYLNRRTLLEAWDLELVFRRLRQRLSSVAPLLVLVIGLTLLPFNLPAMADDAKPLPPQSASQSIKSLLDKPPFKNPETVKRYRFGEEKPVVKNKAHSDGKLPAWLQALLDNLNSNTFKPVAQGLEVLLWSLLIGGVALLAWRYRDWLHTFVSLRGARTPKAAKPPPAQLFGLELGAETLPEDIASAAEQLWSTQPREALGLLYRGLLSRLLHDFNLPLKSADTEGQILQRVHQLQQPQLLAFSDELTRHWQNLAYGHHLPPVSVQQTLCNDWRALFSAGGVR, from the coding sequence ATGCGCCTGAGTAATGCCAGCGTGGCGATTCGCCCGCGTACCGCATGGGAGGCCATGGACCTTGGGGTATTAATGGCCCGGGAACATCGCCTGCTATTGATGAGCAGTTGGGCGCTGGTGACCCTGCCGGTTTTTGCCCTGCTTACCGCGTTGCTATGGAAATACCCGTCCACAGCCATGTTCCTGTTCTGGTGGCTCAAACCGGCGTTCGACCGCTTGCCTTTATATATCCTCTCCAAAGCCCTGTTCGGCGAAACACCCAGCCTTAAGCAGGCCGTGCGCGAATGGCCAAGACTGCTTAACCACCAACTGCTGGCCAGCCTGACCTGGCGCCGACTTAGCCTCAGCCGCAGTTTTGTAATGCCGGTCAGCCAGCTCGAAGGCCTGGACGGCCAGGCGCGCCAGAAACGCCTGGGCGTGCTGCTGCAGCGCAATGCAGGAGCCGCGCGCTGGTTGACCACCGTTGGGGTGCACCTGGAAATCGGCCTGTGGTTCGGCTGCATGGCGCTGTTCTATCTATTCATTCCGCAACAGCTTGAACTGGATTGGGATTGGCAACGGCTGGCGCTGGCGACGGGCTCCGAGGGGGTCTGGCTGGAACACTTGAGCAACGCCTTCTACGCCTTGATCCTGGTGTTTTGGGAGCCCATCTATGTTGCCTGTGGTTTCAGCCTTTATCTCAATCGCCGCACCCTGCTGGAGGCGTGGGACCTGGAGCTGGTATTCCGCCGCCTGCGCCAGCGTCTGAGCAGTGTGGCGCCACTGTTAGTGCTGGTGATCGGGCTGACCTTGCTGCCATTCAACCTGCCCGCCATGGCGGATGACGCCAAGCCACTGCCTCCCCAAAGCGCAAGCCAGTCCATCAAGTCGCTGCTGGACAAGCCGCCCTTCAAAAATCCGGAAACCGTCAAACGCTATCGCTTTGGCGAAGAAAAGCCCGTCGTTAAAAACAAGGCACACAGTGACGGCAAACTTCCGGCGTGGCTGCAGGCGCTGCTGGACAACCTCAACAGCAACACGTTCAAGCCTGTCGCCCAAGGCCTGGAAGTGCTGTTATGGAGCCTGCTGATCGGTGGCGTGGCCCTGCTGGCCTGGCGTTATCGGGACTGGTTGCACACCTTTGTCAGCCTGCGCGGGGCACGTACACCCAAAGCAGCGAAACCACCACCCGCGCAATTGTTCGGCCTGGAACTGGGCGCCGAGACCCTGCCCGAGGATATCGCCAGCGCCGCCGAGCAACTCTGGTCTACCCAGCCACGGGAGGCCCTCGGCCTTTTGTATCGTGGCCTGCTGAGCAGGTTGCTGCATGACTTCAACCTTCCCCTTAAAAGTGCTGACACCGAAGGCCAGATCCTGCAACGGGTTCACCAATTGCAGCAGCCGCAGTTGCTGGCCTTCAGTGATGAATTGACGCGGCACTGGCAAAACCTCGCCTATGGCCATCACCTGCCCCCGGTCTCAGTCCAGCAGACATTGTGCAACGATTGGCGTGCCCTGTTCAG